Below is a window of Lujinxingia litoralis DNA.
AGCGCCGCCGACCAGGAGGACGAAGACTCGCCCTTTGTCGGCGAGGCCACCGAGATCGCGGACTCGCCACTCGAGAGCCTCGAACCGACCGACGATCTCGACGATGAACACACTGAGATCGCCGAGAGCATCTTCGCGACAGGCGACGCGCCACCTTCCGCCGCTCGCAGCGATGCATCGATCACGGTTGCCACGCACGACTCCGAACCCTTTGCGTCCACCCAGCTCTCCTCGGTCGAAGAACTCGCCCGCGGCGACCGCCAGCGCAACGCCTCCCGCCAGGCTAAGACGAGCGACCCCTCCGATGACTTCGCCGCCCAGGCCACCGAAGTCTTCTCCAGTCCTTTTGAATCGGACCCGGTCTGCCCCCGCATCTCCACATTGAGTGGGCCCACCGCCGGTCAGGAGTTTTTGGTTAACCGTCTGCGCTCCACCGTGGGACGCGGCACCGACAACTCCATCGTGGTGCCCGACCTCTCCATGAGCCGTAAGCACTTCGAGATCATTCAGCAGCATGATGACACGTTCATGGTGCGCGATCTGATGTCGGTGAACGGTACCGCGGTCAACGGCGTCAAGGTTCGCGAAGCCGACCTCTTTCACGGCGATCGCATTGAGACCGGCCAGAGCATCTTCCAATTTGTCATCCCCGGCGGACAACCCACCGAAAGTCGCCAGCGAAGGCTTCTCCCGGCGGCGTCGACACGCACCGCCAATGGCGTCCCCGCCTCGGCTCCCTCACCGGTCGCAGGCCGGGCCCCCCGCCGCCTCGACAAGGTATTGGTGGGAGTAACCGTCGGCGCGGCCCTGCTCTGCCTGCCCCTGGTCGGGCTTATCGCACACCTGGCACTCTCCGAAGACGAGCCCGCCGCGGTCACCGCACCACAGCACGTCGATAGTGGCGCACGCGCCCTCTACCTGGAGGGCGTCGACGCCATCAAACACCGCCAGTGGGACGACGCCCGCGCACTCTTCGAAAAGGCCGCCCAGGCAGATCCGGAGTTTGGCCAGGTGGATGCCCAACTTGAGCGCATCAACGTTGAGAAACGCGCGCAGGCCACGGTGGAGCGCGCCCGCGAAAAGGTCGATGCCCTCGACGATGCGCTGCTCGCCGAGGTTCAGGCCATCCCACGCGAGAGCGTCTACCACAGCGAAGCACAATCGCTGATTCGCCTGGCCCGTCAGGGCGAGGTGCACGGCACCTTTGAACGCGCCCGACGCGCTTTTGAAGCCGAAGACTGGGTCACAAGTCGTCAGGAAACCCTGGAGCTTCTCTCGATCTCACCCCAGCACGAAGGTGGGCGCCAGCTTCTCAAAGATCTCGACGCCACCGAAGCCCGACTCAAAGCCGAAGCCGAAGCTCAAGCCCAGGCCCAGGCGCAAGCCCAGGCCCAGGCGCAAGCTCGCGCGCAATCCCGCAGCAACGCCGCCTCGTCGACACGCCGCCCCACCTCAAAGCCCGCGCGGCCCGAGCTCGACAACCCATTCGCCGACATGCCCGCGGCAGGCAGCACCTCCAAAGCGGCTGCCTCCAATGCCAACTTCACCGCCGGCCTCAACCTCTACCGCCAGGGCAAGTTCGCTCAAGCCGCAGCCCATTTCGAATCCCTGGCCCGGAGTGCGGGCGGCGCTACCGGAGAGCGCGCCGAACGTACGGCCAACGATATTCGCACTTTCGAGCGCTCCATCAATCGCGGCGAAGACGCACTGGCTCAAAGCAACTTCGGACAGGCCCTGGAGCACTTCCAGCAAGCCCGCCGAGCGGACCGAAACGTGGCCAGCGGTCATTACGACGAGCGCACCTCCAAACTCATCGCCGCCGCGCTTGCCGGACAGGGGAACCAGGCCCTGGCCGCCGACAATTACGCCCGCGCCTACTCCCTGCTCACCCGCGCCCGCGCGCTCTCCACCACCGAGCCCACCACCCGCCGGCTCGCCCTGGCGCTGGAGGAGGAAGCCAACAGCCTCTACATTCTCGCCGCCGGACAGCGCGCCAGCGATCCTCAAGCCGCCGCCGCGCTTTGTCGCACGATCCTGACAATGGTCCCCCCCTCCAGCGATAATCACCGGCGCGCCCGCACCATGCTCGACGAACTCCCCTGAGCCCCAAACCACAAAAAGCCCCTCCGAGTATCGGAGGGGCTTTTATTTGAACGTCACCCTGAAACTGCGTCGCCTCAGTGCAGCGGCGGAGACTGACGCTGCTCAAGCACACGGGCGCTTTTCTCTTGAAGCTCCGTGAAGTCAAAGGGCTTATCGATGTAGTCATCCGCCCCGAAGAGCGGGCTGGTCAGCTCGTTGTTGGTCGGCCCAATACCGGTAAGCATGATGATACCGGTATGCTCGTACACCTCGTGCTGCCGTACGTACTTGGCAACCTCCCAACCGGTGAGCTCGGGCATCATCACATCGAGGATGACCAGGTTGGGCCGGTGCGAGATGATCTGCTCCAGCGCCTCACCACCATCCATGCTCTCCAAAAGATCGCAATCTCGGCGGCTGAAATGCGCTTTGAGCATCGCCCGAAGCTCGCTGTCGTCATCGGCCAGCAAGATGAGCGGGCGCTCCCGGGTCGTCGGCGCGCCGTAGGGCAGATCCTCATCGGCGATCAAATCGATCGACTCGCCGGCACTCTTCTCAGTGGGGTCCATGCATCTACCTCAAATTCGGGAACTCGGTGGGTCTAGTCGGGGCGCAAGGGCAATCCTACACACATCCAACGCCGCTGCCACCGAAATCTCCCGCTCCCATCACTCGCCACTGGCTTCGGCTTCAAACGCTTCCACGCGCTCCCGCGCTTTCGGAGTCTCCTCCAAAAACTCGTCGAAGAGCACCCGGGCCAACTCGCGCTTATCGATCCCCTCGGGAGCCACCTTCATATCGAGGTGACAGAGCGAGATATCAAAGCGCGAACGCTTGACCGTCTCTTTATCGAGCCCAAAGTCGCGCAGCGCCTGCTCCATCTCCGGGACCGGCTTATTGAAGCGCCGGGCCACCTCACGCAGCGACTGCTGGCGGTAATTGTTGTTATCGGTGATCCCGCAGTGGTACGCGCAGAAGAGCTCAAAAGGCGTCAGCTCCACCGGACCGCGCTGCTGAGGCGCGGCGCTCAGATCGACCAGCGGCTCGCGACCACCGAGCTTGCTCTCGGGGGTTTTGAGCTTGCGCACCGGCGTCTTCTTGCGCGGACGTCGCTTGCCCGAGCTGCGGTTGCGGCTGTTCCGCCGGGCGCTTCCCCGAGAGCTGCGGTTGCTCCGGGGACGCGCTTTGCTCTTAGCGACCGCCTTGCTTCCGCCCGAATCTTTGGCAGCGGCCGAGTCCTCTTGCTGGCTCTGCTGAGTCTGCGGGGTCTGATTGGAGCCTTTGCTGCTACGCGAGCGCCGGCGGCGACGACGACGGCGGCGCTTGCTGCTGCCGCCCCCTTCGGGGTTGTTGTCCTGGGCGCTCTGGTTGGCCTCTTCGCTCATCCTCTCCTCGGTGCTGAGCCTGAAAGGTCACTGTCGATCGCCACAGGCGGCCCCGACGCTGCACACAGGCAGCGCGCCAGGCCAACGCGGCGATATGGCGGTATGTCGCTCGTTTAGAACCTTCATCCGGGGGAGCCGACCACCTCACATTAGCGCGGGTGGCGCGCCCTTCCCCGGGTCTACGATCGTGTGGGGCAAACCCTCGGGTTCGCCCTCGCGCTGACGCCTGGTCTGTGGAGGCGTCTGGAGCGCGCTGCCCTCATATGCAAGGGCGGCGTTCGCTCCCTGTTCATCAATCTACTCACCGATGCCGACTCACCACGTCAGAAGATCTCGCGGCGCAACTCAGACGAGGGGCCCGCAGCGCGTCACGGAAACCTCCAGCCCTGGGTCGAGCATGGTACCCTGTTGGTGTCGGGGACAAGCGGCGCGTCATCCAGGTGGCAGCGCGCCTGCTCTTCTCGACACCCTATCCCATCTGTTTTAGGCTGACAACACAAAGCACGCTCGGCTTCCCCTTCGAGCCCCCGGCAACATCTTCCTTATCGAACGCCTCAGCCCTCACCAGACGCTATGCACGAGCTTACCCCCAACTGCTCCCGGCCCTCTTCCGGTAGAGCGCTGGCCGCCCTGCTTCTGGGCGCCCTCGTGCACTCGGGCTGCAACCTGGCCTTCGACCTCCAGGACTACCCTTATCGCGCCCCCGAACCCGACGCCGATCTCCACGCCGATACCGAACTCGACGCCTCCCATCCCGATGGCGACGTCGATGCCCCGCCGGCCCGCGCGGCACTGGTCTTCTCCGAACTGATGATTCACACCGAACCTCCCCCCGGAGAGTCACGGGAGTTGGGCGAATACATCGAGATCCTCAATCAGGGAGAGGGAGCCATCGACCCGCGGGTCATCGTCATCGAGATCCTGGAGACCAACGAACGCATCGAAATCGACCGCGTCATCGATACCGCCAAAGAACGCGCCATCGTCGAAGCCCTCCAACCCATCGGCCCCGGGGAGCGTTTTGTCTTCTACCGACGCAACAACGCTTACTACGACATCAAAGACACACTCGATCCGACGGCCTCTTACGAATTCGGACGCTGGGGGCGTCCGGTCGGCCTTTCAAACTTCTCGCGCTCCATGCGCATGATCGAGCTGGAGGGCGACTTCGGATTTGTGATTCACGACGAGGTTGCCTGGCGAGACGGAGCGCTCATCGATCCGAGCGGCGCCTCTACGGCGAGTCGTGAGATTCGCGAAAACGTCGCCTTTGGCCTGCACTCGGAAGCCACCACGGGGCGCGACCCGGCCAACTTCTGCTACCACCGCGAGACCTTCTCCTCCGGCCCACTCCTGGGTTCGCCGGGTCAACCCACCCCGGCGAGCTGCCGCTAACAGCCCCCCTACCGGCGGCGACTCACCCCTTGAGTTGCGCCCGAATCCGTTCCACGACCTCCGAATACGAGGTGTTCTGCACCACCTGCGTCATCAGGTCGGTGTACTTCTCCACCAGGTCGGTGCGCCCCTCCTTGCGGTAGTGCTCCAGAATCTCGTGCAGACGCACATAGGTGCGCTCGCTGTTCACAAAGTACTCCGCCGCTTTGACCGTGGCCTCGATCCCGGCGCGACTGACCGAGGGCTGGCGGGTCTGAAAGACAAACTCCCGCCCCTGGCTGTTGACGATGCCCACAGTGGCCTCAGCCCAGGCTCGCGACGACTCCTGGCCATCTTCGCTGTTAAAAAGCCCCTGGATCGCGAACTGCGAGAACGCGATCGAACTCAGCGAGGGATAATCATGGGCCAGGTGCTGACGAAGCCCCCGGAAGAGCGCATCAATGGTTCCCACCCCTCGTCCTTCCACCTGAGCCAACTTGCCCCCGGGCTCTTCCAGCTGAAAGCGTATCTGGCATTCGTCCTGATCCAGGCGCTCCTCCAGGCTGTAGGCCTTGATCGCCAGGGTGAGGTAGTCCTCCTGTAGGATCTCACGCATCAAACTGACCATCTTATCTTGATCTAATGCCATCTTTGCTCCTTGGTCCGGGTGAGACGTTTCCTATCGACGGGTCATACGTTAAGCTGTCGCAGCTTCTGGACACCGGCGGCGATCCTCCTGATGCACGCTCCCCCCTCTTTTCTGGCGAGGCGCTTCCATCGTCGCCGAACATTGCACGGCCTGTAAACGGGCCACCCCGAGAGAGTCTTCCTGATGGCCTCACCTTACTCCGCCCCCTATGAACGCGAACCGGTGGTTCGCGAGTCTTCCACCTATCTCACAGACGCCGAGGCCGCCTCGTTATGCACGATCTTCTTCGAGGGGCTGGAGAGCGGGATGAGCTACGCCCGCATCATCGATATGATGGACCGCCAGGGGTTTGAGTCGAAGATGGTCCGCAGGCTGCGCCACTCCTTGATGGAACGCGGCGATATGCTCGGTGAGGCGTTCGCCCGCTACGGCCTGCTCGACTCGACCGCCCGAAAGCTCGTGCTGGTGGCCGAGGAACAGGGAAAACTCCCGCGAACCTTCCGCCATCTGGCCAACCATTACGGTAAACGCCACCGGCGCAGAAAAAAGCTCCTGATTTCCTTTGCCGAACCGGTCCTGCTGATCGTGCTCGGCGTCTTCATCGCCCTGACCCTCTTTACGGCCGACCTCACCGAAATCGCCATGCGCCACGACACCTGGACGGCGCTGGGCGAAGTGCTGATGGGCGGTGTGCTCCAGGGGGCCATCTTTTTGTTGTTGGTGGGCTTTGGCGCCATGGTCTTTTTGAACCTCCCGGTCGACCTGAGCGTGCGCGGGCTGGGCTACCGCCTCTGGCTGGCGGTTCCCCTCCTCAACCGCGCCAGCCTCTACAACACCTACTCGATCTTTTGTCGCTACACCGAGCAGTCCATCTCCAGCGGACTCACCGTACACAAAGCCCTGGAGCTGGCCGCCGAGGCCTCCAACAACTCCGACATTGAGCGCAAGATCCACATCGCCCAGCGCGTCATTGAGGAGGGGGGCAGCCTGGCCAAGGGGCTCTACCAGATGAAGGTTCTGCCCGACGACATCCTGGAGAACGTCGATGTCGGCGAGGAGACCGGTCGGCTTCAGGAGCGCCTCTCGTCGCTGGCTGAGCGCTATGAGGAGCGGGCCGACGAGACCTTTGAGAACCTGATGAACGGCTTTGTGTACGTCTCGCGAATGGCCATCGCCGCCAGCGTCATCATCGCGCTGCTGCTCACCCTGGTCAGCCAGTTCCAGAACGACTTCCTGCTCTGAGTTTTCGGCCACCCGCCGCCCACAAAAAAAGCGAGCCCTTGCAAGGGCTCGCTTTTTTTGTGGGGGCTACATCACCTTCGGACTCACTTGCAGCCCTCGTTACGCAGCGGAATCTGCCGGATCGCCCGCACCGCCCGCACATCACCGGTGATCGACTGGGCGCGCGCCACCAGCTCATGAAGCTGCCGGGTATCGAGCGGCCGATCGATGGCCGCCACCTCGTAGGCGAAGCCATAATCCGGGAAGTCGCGGTGAGAGGAGCGAATGTTGTTTAAGCCGGCCTCGAAGATCGCATCATCCACGGCTTTTTTGGTGCCCCGCTGATCGCTGTGAATCACCGTCAGGATGGTGCAGGCCCCGTCGGTCTCCACGCCGATGGTCTGGCCGGGACTAAAGACGCAGTCGCGCACGATGCCCTGCTCGTTGAAAAGCTGCGTGGTGTTGGCCACATGCTGAGCGATCCGCGGCTGGGCCTCTTCGGTGGCCGCGCCGATGTGCGGGGTCGTGACCACGCTGGCAAAATCGGCGTAGGGGTTCGACCAGGGATCATCGCTGGAGCCCGGCTCTTGAGGGAAGACATCGACCGCGGCCCGGCGCACATGCCCCTGCTCGACCGCACGTTTAAGAAGCTCCGGGTCGTAGAGAAAGCCCCGGGCGGCGTTGATGAAGATGCGCGGGCTGGAGGGCTCGCGGTCGGCGCCAAACTGCGAGAAATGCTCGTAGCTAATCATGTCGCGGTTGCTGCGACCGCGGTGGTCTTCGGCACCCACGTGGACGGTGACGACGTCAGCGACCCGGAAGGCCTCCGAAAGCGTGGCGCAGGAAGTCCAGCCCAGCGCGATGCCCACCTCCCGGGCCAGCTCGCGGGTATCGTAGAAGAAGACCCGCATGCCGAAGGCCTCGGCCACCTGGGCCACCTGCTTGCCGATGTTGCCCAGCCCGATGATCGCCAGGTTCTTACCCTTGAGCTCGTAGCGCTCCTTGCTGTTCTTGGTCCACAGGTGGCTGCGTCCGTCGCGATCGGCGTCGAAGATACGCCGCGCCAGACAGATCATCTCCCCGAGCACCATCTCCACCACCGAGCGTCCGTTGCTCACCGGATCGTTCATCACCAGAACGCCGTTCTCGGCACAGGCCTCCCGATCCACCGAGTCGTCGCCGATGCAACAGAGCATGATCGCGGCCAGATTCTGCGAGGCCTGCAAGACCCGCTCGTTCACCTCGAAGCGACTGCGCTTAAAGAGCAGGTCGTGCTGTCCCTCCTCCAGAATGCGCACGACCTCATCTTCGTTGAGGGTCACCGACTCATCGAGGCGCTCCACCTCAATGCCCATCGAGGTGAGATAACGATCCAGAGAAGGGTGAGGGTTCTCCAGAATCAGCGCTTTTCGAAAATAATCGCGCAACATGCGCACGTCGTGCAGCTCAGACATCTTGGGCCTTGTTCAGTTGCGTTCCCCGGGGGGACCAGACCAAACACGCCCCCGGCAAAGTCGGCCGGGGGCCTGTTTCGGGCCCCGTAAAGGACGGTGACATGGGATACGTCAGTCGCGCTCACGCACGAGCCTCGACCCACGATTAAAAGACGACATTCTCGACATATTCCCCGAAGACTTCCCGCAGGGTATCGGCGACCTCGCCCAGGGTCACCTTATGGACGACGGCCTCGACGATATGAGGCATCAGGTTTTCGCCGCCGCGGGCTGCCTGCGCCAGCGCCTGACGAGCGCGCTCGACCTCCGAGGCCGCTCGCGAGGCCTTGAGTTCGCGCAGTCGAGCCACCTGGGAGCGCTCCACCTCCGGATCGATGGCGTGGATCGCCACCGGCGCTTCCTGCTCGGCCTTGTAGCGGTTGACCCCGACAATCACCTGCTCCCCGCGCTCCTGGGCCAGCTGAGCCTGGTAGGCGGCCTCCTGAATCTCGGACTGAGGGAAGCCGGCCTCAATGGCTTGCACCGCCCCGCCGAGCTCGTCGTAGCGCTCAATATAATCCCGGGCTCCCTCTTCGATGGCGTCGGTCAGTGCCTCCACGGCGTAACTTCCCGCCAGGGGATCGACCATATCGGCCACACCGGTCTCGTGGGCGATGACCTGCTGGGTGCGCAGCGCCATCAGCGCCGAGGCCTCGGTGGGCAGCCCCAGGGCCTCGTCCCAGGAGTTGGTATGCAGCGACTGGGTCCCTCCCATCACCGAGGCCAGCGCCTGCATGGCCACGCGCACGATGTTGACCTGGGGTTGCTGCGCGGTGAGCGTGGAGCCGGCCGTCTGACTGTGGAAACGCAGGCGCATGGAGCGCTCATCCTTCGCCCCGAAACGCTCCTTCATGATGCGCGCCCACAGCCGGCGCGCGGCGCGGAACTTGGCAACTTCTTCGATGAAGTTGTTATGCACATTAAAGAAGAACGAGAGGCGTCCGGCGAACTCATCCACATCCAGACCGGCGGCCAGCGCCGCCTCGACGTAGGCGATGCCATTGGCCAGCGTAAACCCGACCTCCTGCACCGCCGTGCTGCCGGCCTCCCGGATGTGATAGCCCGAAATGCTGACCGTGTTCCAGCGCGGGACCTCGGCCTGACAGAAGCCAAAGATGTCGGTGATGATGCGCATGCTCGGGCGCGGCGGATAGATGTAGGTGCCGCGGGCGATGTACTCCTTGAGCACATCGTTTTGAATCGTGCCGCGCAGCTTTCCGCGATCGATCCCCCGGGCATCGGCCACCGCCACGTAGAGCGCCAGCAGGGTGGAGGCGGTGGCGTTGATCGTCATCGAGGTCGAGATCTTATCCAGAGGCAGCTGATCGAGGAGCACCTCCATATCGGCGATGGAATCAATCGCCACCCCGACCTTGCCGACCTCCCCGCGCGCCCGCGCGCTGTCGGAGTCGTAGCCCATCTGCGTGGGCAAATCGAAGGCCACCGAAAGCCCGGTGGTGCCCTGAGAGAGCAGGTAGCGGTAGCGCTCATTGGACTGCGCCGCGTCCCCAAAGCCGGCGTACTGGCGCATCGTCCACAGCCGCCCGCGGTACATCGTCGGCTGCACCCCGCGCGTATAGGGGTAGCTCCCCGGAAAGCCCAGGTCGCGCAGGAAATCCTGATGCCGGGTGTGCTGCGGGCCGTAGACCGCCTCCACCTCATTGCCATCGCTGCGCTCAAAGCGCTCGCGGCGCTCTCCAAAGCGCTCCAGCAGCGGGTTCAGCACGTCTTGCTGCCACTTCGCGTCGGCCTCTTGCAACGCCTCCCAAAACTCCGCTTCGCGTCCCTGGTCGCTCATGCTCACTCCCTGGGCCGGCCCCACCGGGGCCGGCTTTCACTCACTGCACATCTTCAATTCGCACCAGCACATCGCCGATTTCCACGGCCTGGCCCGGCACCACGGCCACCTCGGCCACCACCCCGGGGCGGTGCGCTTTGAGGTCGTTTTCCATCTTCATCGCCTCGACGATGATCACCGTATCGCCCAGCGCCACCTCCTGACCGACCGCCACCGGCAACGCGACCACCTTGCCGGCCATGGGGCTCTTGAGCTCCGGGCTATCTGCGCCACGCGCACCGACGCCGGCCGCCTTCATGCGCTTCTGGCGCTCGTTGAGCACCTCGATGGCGTGGGTCTCGCCATCGATCTGCACCTCGTAGGTGGTCTCGCGGCGGAGCACATCGGCCTCGATGATGCGCCCCTGGCTCAACAGGCTCAATCCGGCGGCATCGGCGGCAAACGCGCTCACCTCGATCGTCTCGCCATCGGGGCGCGTGACCCGGTAGAGCCCGGCCTCCACCGTCTCCACCTGCCAGGCGCGCTCCTCGTCGTCCTGGCCCACAAAATACTTCACCTTATCGCTCATGGTGTCTCCTCATCTGCTCACGTCGTCGAGGTCGGCCGGGGCGCTCAGCGTCCCAGCGCCCGCATCCGGCCCAGCGCCTTCCAGCGACTGCTCCCACCTGCCGCGCCCTTCGCCCCGCCGGGGCCCACCGCCGCGCTCTGCTGGAGCGACTCCTCGCGACGATGCGCGCTGAGCACCGCCACCAGCTCCGCGTCGAGCTCAAACTTCGGCACGGGCTTCTGACGCTCTTTGAGCCACCGCGGCACGAAGTCGGTGCTGTAGTCGCCGCTGACAAAGTCGGGGTGGTCGAGCACCTCGCGATGAAACGCGATGTTGGTGGCGATGCCCCCGACCACGTACTCCTTAAGCGCCCGACGCATCCGCTCGATGGCGTGCTGGCGATCTTCGCCCCAGGTGATCAACTTGGCGATCATCGGATCGTAATGCACCGTGACCTCGCCGCCTTCATAAACCCCGCCGTCTTCGCGCACCCCGGGGCCCGAGGGTGTCTTGAGCACGTGCAGAGGCCCGGGCGAAGGCATGAAGTTGTTCTCGGGGTCCTCGGCGTAGATGCGGCACTCCACCGCCGCGCCCCGGCGAGTGATGTCGTCCTGGCTCAAGTCCAGACGCTCGCCAGCGGCGATGCGCACCTGCCAGCGCACCAGGTCCATGCCGGTGATCATCTCGGTGATCGGGTGCTCGACCTGCAGCCGGGTGTTCATCTCCAAAAAGTAGAAGTCGCCCTGGGCGTCGAGCAGAAACTCCACGGTGCCCGCCCCCACATAATCCACCGCCCGGGCCGCCTCACAGGCCACCTGGCCCATGCGCTGGCGCGTCTCCTCTTTGAGCACCGGACAGGGAGTCTCCTCGATAATCTTCTGATGGCGACGCTGCACCGAGCAGTCGCGCTCAAAGAGGTGCACCACGTTGCCCTGACCGTCGGCCAGCACCTGAATCTCCACGTGACGCGGCTGCAGCACGTACTTCTCGACGTAGACCGCCCCGTTGCCAAAGGCGCTCAGCGCTTCGCGCTTCGCCCCCTCAAAGGCCTGGGCGAACTCGGTCGGCTCGTCGACCCGGCGCATGCCCTTGCCCCCGCCGCCGGCCGAGGCCTTGATCAGCACCGGGAAGCCCATCGACTCGGCGATGGCCTGGGCCTCGGCCACGTCTTCCACCGCGTCTTTGGTGCCGGGCACCAGCGGCACCCCGGCCTTCTCCATCAGCTGGCGCGCGCGGGTCTTCTCCCCCATGGCCTCGATGGCGTAGGGGCGCGGACCGATGAACGTGATGCCCGCGGCCTCACAGGCCCGGGCAAAGTCGGCGTTCTCGCTCAAGAATCCGTAGCCGGGGTGGATGGCCTCGGCGCCGCTCTTCTTGGCGACCTCCAGGATGACGTCGGCTCGCAGGTAACTCTCGGCGCTGGGCGCCGGTCCCACACAATAGGCCTCGTCGGCCATGCGCACATGCAAGGCCTGACGATCGGCCTCGGAGTACACCGCCACCGTGGCAATTCCCATCTCGCGCAGGCTGCGCATCACGCGCACTGCGATCTCGCCGCGGTTGGCGATCAACACCTTCTCAAACATCGCTCCTCCTGTGGCATCAACACCCCGGCCCCGGGAGGGCCTGTTAGCCGGGCGACGTTATCAAAGGCATCTAATGCGGTCTAGCCACCTCAGGCTTCGACAAGAAGGTAAAAAGGAGGCCCCACAAAGGGCCTCCTTTTACACATAAACCACCTTTATTACAGCGACTTACGCATCACCACCATCATCCAGTTCACCGGCAGCGAGTTCCGCGGTCGGAGCCAGCGCCTCGTGGAGGTCGCGCTCCATCATCGCGAGCTTAAGCCGGGTCTCTTCGTCGGCGCCCAATGCGAACTTGAGCTCATGGCTGTCTTCTTCACTGAGCCCGTGCAACATGCGCAACACCTTTTCCTCTTGCGGCGAGAGCACGTCGAGCCGGGTGTCACTCTTCGAGCGTGCGGTCTCCGTGGTCGTGACGACCGATCCGCGTTGCTGATTTTTGGTCTGGTTACTCAAGTCTCTATCCTCCACCGAATCATCATAAGCCAGGTTTAGCTCGGCCAGGCACCGAGTAACCAACGCAATCACAAGACGACAACAACGGCCTACGGCGTACTTGCCGCTATGTTATAAAGGCCGGGCCGATCGCGGGCAAATTTTTCCCGGAATTTCTCCCCGGATGCCCCCGCAAGCCTTGAAGATTGCGACGATACGGGCATGGTGATGCCGACAGCTGAGGTCCCCTTCATTTCCCCGAGGTTTCTATGACCGCATTCATCGACGAGCTCTTAACCCGCTACGCCGACCATCTCGACACCCGCGCCATCGTACTCCGCCAGAACGCCACGGCCGAGGGCGTGCGCCAGATGCAGACGCACCTGCCCCGTGGCACCTGGCTGGTCGCGGTGGATGCGAACACCTGGGAGGCCGCCGGCAAAGCGCTGGCCGCCGAACTCGACCGCCTCGGGCTGCCCTGGGAGCGCTTCGACGTGGCCGACGCCCCCGGCCAGGACACCCCGCGCTGTGACGACGCCTCCATCGCCGCCTACGAGGCCGCCCTCAAAGAGAGCGGCGCGGTCGCCGGCGTGGCCGTCGGCAGCGGCACCATCAACGATATCGTCAAGCAGGCCTGCTATAACAACGACCTGTTCATGGCCTGTGTGGCTACCTCTCCCAGCATGAACGGCTACACCTCGGGCATCGCCGCGGTGCTCTCCGAGGGCGTCAAAACCACCGTGCCCTGCCGGGCGCCCCGCGTGGTCGTGGCCGACGTCGATGTGCTGGCCGAGTCGCCCTACCGCATGATCTGCAGCGGCCTGGGCGACCTGATGTCGAAGCCGGTCTCCAACGCCGACTGGCAGCTCTCGGCCTGGCTCAATGGCACCTTCCACTCCGCCGACGCCATGACGATCATCGAGGCCGGCGCCGCGCTCCTGGAAGGCGTCGCCCCGAAGTTGCCGCGCCGTGACCGCCAGGCCGTCAACGACTTAACGGCCAGCCTGATGCTCAGCGGCCTGGCCATGAGCGTGGCCGGCTCCTCCAGCCCGGCCTCCGGTGGCGAGCACCTGATCAGCCACTTCATCGACATGACGGCCATCGCCTTTGATGAGCCCCACGACTTCCACGGCTGCCAGGTGGGCGTGGGCACGCTGACCACGGCCTTTCTCTACGAGCAGTTGATGGCCATGGATCCGGCCGACATCGACGTGGAGGCCCGCGTGGCCGCGCTCAAGCCCTGGGAGGACTACGCCGCCGAGCTCCAAACGCGCTTTGGCCCCCTCTTTAAAGCCGTGGTCAAACACGCCGAGAAGGCCT
It encodes the following:
- a CDS encoding iron-containing alcohol dehydrogenase, whose amino-acid sequence is MTAFIDELLTRYADHLDTRAIVLRQNATAEGVRQMQTHLPRGTWLVAVDANTWEAAGKALAAELDRLGLPWERFDVADAPGQDTPRCDDASIAAYEAALKESGAVAGVAVGSGTINDIVKQACYNNDLFMACVATSPSMNGYTSGIAAVLSEGVKTTVPCRAPRVVVADVDVLAESPYRMICSGLGDLMSKPVSNADWQLSAWLNGTFHSADAMTIIEAGAALLEGVAPKLPRRDRQAVNDLTASLMLSGLAMSVAGSSSPASGGEHLISHFIDMTAIAFDEPHDFHGCQVGVGTLTTAFLYEQLMAMDPADIDVEARVAALKPWEDYAAELQTRFGPLFKAVVKHAEKAYPTPEDLRRRLTTLKEEWSSLREKVGATLRTCHSLEEELLEAKCPVRFAELDVARERAWRAVAHSKDIRNRYTILHLAWELGTLDAWTDRAVDRLYDTQIF